A DNA window from Castanea sativa cultivar Marrone di Chiusa Pesio chromosome 7, ASM4071231v1 contains the following coding sequences:
- the LOC142642623 gene encoding uncharacterized protein LOC142642623, whose protein sequence is MPPSIEKSKWGNKNNGAMKDESTLPKRPRKKPIGDNEAITTQSKRPRGRPRKNLIEESLDNLDCNDQYVEALGVQLPEDLSEAHAVDGVSRNAQEPAEQEEYGKKQKSYKRAASAGDPTLESPVQGRKSKQMKRAGSHSDNTSSLSLTRNEDMGSSVLNHQIQHNSGQDLLQVIMCHPMVPWEFAQAVP, encoded by the coding sequence ATGCCACCTTCAATAGAAAAGTCAAAATGGGGAAATAAAAACAATGGGGCAATGAAGGACGAATCAACATTACCAAAGAGGCCTAGAAAGAAGCCAATAGGAGACAATGAGGCCATAACAACTCAATCAAAGAGGCCTAGAGGAAGACCTAGAAAAAATCTGATAGAAGAATCTCTTGATAATTTGGACTGCAACGACCAGTATGTTGAAGCTCTTGGTGTTCAACTCCCAGAAGATTTATCAGAAGCACATGCTGTGGATGGGGTTTCTAGGAATGCCCAGGAACCAGCTGAACAAGAAGAATAtggtaaaaaacaaaaaagttacaAGCGAGCAGCATCTGCAGGTGATCCAACACTTGAAAGTCCTGTCCAGGGAAGAAAATCGAAACAAATGAAACGAGCAGGGAGTCACAGCGATAACACAAGTTCACTGTCATTGACACGAAATGAAGACATGGGATCTTCTGTTTTGAATCATCAAATACAACACAACTCTGGACAGGACCTGCTGCAAGTGATAATGTGTCACCCAATGGTTCCTTGGGAATTCGCTCAGGCAGTTCCTTGA